ttttttaattgcaattacaaatctgagaaaaatagcagaaagaTGAGCTTCCAAAGCTACAGAATATTCTTGCaaataggtttttgttttgttttgttttgttttttttacgTTTATGCCTCTGCATAGCTCCATTTTGTAAGAGTGGCACAGTCACTGCACACTGTCCCCATTCCCCACATGCTCAGCACCAAAACCTCCTCGCTGCAAATCCACGAGCCAGAATCTGCAGGATTGGGCCCAAGCTATAGACCTACATTACCTGGTGAGCACAGAGCCAACAACTCGGTTACAACCAAACATCTCTGCAGTACTTTACACCTTATTTAGTAACGGCACCAAAGGGCGAAGCAGGCACCAGGATTTGAGGGACCTCACCGCAAGCACTCAGCCTCTGCCCAAACCCAGACAAAACGAGGTTGCGGTGCGGGGCTGAGCGCCCACCTGGGGacacagcccctgccctgggaTGGATGGACTGTGTTCCTGACAGAtggaagagggaggaaggcGGGAAGGGGACAGAAGCAGCGACGAATGCAGATAACGCAATGAGCCCATCATTGCGCACCATGTTATTTTCGAGCGACGTGGATTATATGTCTGATTTGGGATTGGGAAGAAGGGGacagggagctggagggaaggaCAGGGAGTTGTCTGGCTGCTGACACGCAGCATTTACATTTGCTAGAGAGAAGGCGACCCGCAGGCAGGTGGACGTGTCAGCCTCCCACGCTCAGCCCGTTTGTGCAAGCACCCTGGTGTGCGTGCATCCTCCTGCTCCGTGTGGGCTACTGCAAGCCCCGCTGGCTGCCCAGCCCAGACGGCCAGATCCTGCCCTGCCTTtcccctgctgccttccccccaGCACAAAGGGGATCCCCACTCCTTGGGACCACCCAGGACCGGGCAGGGGAGCGCAGCGGGCTGCAGCACGGTGCCGGCAGCTACGGGACAGACGCGGTGCTGACCCTGCGCCCCTTACCCCTCTGCTCCCCGGCAGTTTCGGGGCAGCTCAGACCTTGCTGAGCTCTGCCTTTTGAAGGCTGGCGTCTGAAAGGCTTTGCAAGCAGAGCCCGGCGCTGCGATGGCCTGATCCAGCCCCCGCGCTCCAACAAAGACAAGCGCAGCGGCTCCCTTCGGATTGAGCCTCAAAGCGATCTGCGGGGCAGGGGGGGTAATTAACCAGGGTAATTAACCACAGGCTGGACCTCTTTGCTGAATGAAACCCCCGCGGCACACGCTGCTGCCGGGTCGCCGCCCCCCGGGCTCTGCGCGGAGCCTTAcccggggcagggggcaccctgcggggtccccccccccccgtccaGCCGCTGCCCCCCAGCCAGGAGCGGCCCCCCCCGGTGCTCACCGTCGGTGATCTCCATCTCGTAGGGCGAGGGCCTCCTCTTCACCCGGTTGCTGCCGTACATGGAGAAGGAGTCCGGCTCGCCGAAAAACCCGCTGCAAACGAGAGGCAGAGAAGGCGGTGGAGAAACCAGCAGCCCCCTGTCCCCGGGGGATGCCCGAGGCTCACGAAGCCCAGCCCGGGGCGTGAGGAGCCAGGAGGGGGCTGCACGGAGCCGCACGGCCCCGGGACACGCAGCCGGGCAGGGGGCTCGctgcccagagcccccagcagccgGGGCCGCACGCCCCGTCGGGGCGCACCCGCGTGTCGCcgggtggcgggggggggggggaagggggctcCCCTGTGACCCCATACCCCTGGGACAAGTCTCTGTGCCCCGCATTTATCCCCGGGGGGCATCCCGGTTCTTGAAAGCAGCGGCAGACCCCTTTCCTCCCGCACCCCCGAATATCTGCTCTGCCTGCGGTATTTCTGccgtggatttttttttttccttttctaggaACGACAGTTTTTcgtttagatttttttccccccctttcttGCGAAGTTACCAGCATGCAAACCCGCGATGACTAAGCCGagccccccccttccctttctccatccctccctccccagccccacggccctGGGGGGGTTCCCCTCGGGGAACCGCTGCGCGGGACCCCCCCAGAGGGGAAATAGGGGTGcaagcggggggggggggggggtggaggcACGGACCTGCCGATGGCTCCCAGCGGCTGCCCCAGGTTGTAGAGCATGGCCctgccggggggctgcagcgggagCGCGGGGGGGCTCAGCTGCACCATGCGGGCTTCGCAGGCGGCTTCggcggctcggcacggctcggaGCCCGGCGCTCTCTGCATCGcctcccccgccgcctcccggctTTTTATGTCCAGGGAGCCCCCCCGGCGCACCAGCTCGATGAcgggcacggcggcggcggcggggggcccgGGGGAGGGCCGGCCCGCCTCCTTGGCCGCCCCgttgagcagcagctggggctccGGCGGCGCCTCCATGCCCCCCCGGCTGCCGTCGGGCTCGGTCGTGGGCTCCGCTTCCGAGTCGTgccgccggggggggcgggcatCGCGGGGGTCActggggggcggcggcggggcgggcggcctGTCCATCGTCCTGCGGGGAGAGGCGGCGGTGagagcggccccggggggggggggcgggggtggcAAGGGGAAACGGGGGGGGGACttggggaaaaaggaggggcaaggggaaagggggggggtcaagggaaaaagggagggaggcaagggaaaaaaaaaggagggcggcaaggggaaaggggagcacaaggggaaaagggaagggagaaaggggggaggacaggggaaaaaggggggtACCCCAATCCCGCCCCGACGGCGCGCAAGGATGCTGTGCTCTGACGTCACGGAGCGCCCCGGCCCCACGCAGCGATGCACGGCTCTGACGTCACGgagcgccccggccccgcacgcACCCCAAGACCCCCCCTTTGCCCCCTAAAAACCCCATAATCGGGTCccgtcaccccccccccccgcctcgcAGATCCGCGCCGCTCCGCGCAGAGGGGGCCccgcccgggggggggggtgcagggctggggagctgcgCGGCCAAACCGGGCGGTGGGAGGCTCGGCCCCTCCGTTCTGGGGGGATTTCTGCCTTTTGGGGGGATTTCTGCCCGCAGGCTCTGCCTCTAGGGCCGGACAAACCGCGGCCCGGCCTGCGCGGCGGCAtctccttatttatttattttttttccccgtctctctttattattattattatttgttttaaataatcgTTCATTTTGAAGACGGAAACAAAGCTGGCGTGGcgatttggggggggggagcgggttcagggcgggcagcggggagcGAATCCCCCCTGGCCggggaggcaggaaggaggaaggggccAGGCGCCCTGCGAGGCGCTGCCTTCCCCCCCCGGCATTGTCTGCTGCCGCCCCTCCAACGACTCCTATCGCGACAGGGCACCCCGAGCCGAGGGCGGGATAGCCATATCGCGACCGGTTCCgcgctgctcccccccccccccccccccccctcctcgttggtttttttcccccgtaAATAACGGGTTTCGCCGGGCTGCGGCACCGCGCGTCCCGTCCCCGACCTCCCTGCACCTTTGGCGTGgggcattattattttttcgTTTCTTTTGGGCTGATTCAACCCCGATTGAGAGAGAAagccttattattttttttcccccccctccatcTCTCTCCgtctccaaaaaaaataaatagcaaccCAAAGCACGAgctttctgccttccctccagccccctccccgccagCCCTCTCGAAAGAAAATCTAATTGCCTATTCCGATATTGTATGGGAAGAGATTACTCACATGTGTCATATTTAAGTAGGGACACCGCAAGTCTCTCCTGTTTCAACAAAAGCGCTCTCGGTGTCAGGCTGAATTTACTCCTCCCACCTCAAGGTACTTACGACTTTACAGAGAGGAAGGACACCCGCATCGGGATAAAACTGCTAAATcctgggaggaagagaaagggggggggggggggggggggagaaaaagaggagagggtGGATCTCGTGGGGTCGGGGGAGCGCCGGAGCCCGGCGGGGAGAGGGGTGCAGGGAGGGGACGGCACCCCCGGGCGGGCACCCGCACCCGGCCTCGGcggggaaaaagaagaaataaaattaagaaaaataaaacatatataatataaaaaggGTGGAAAAATAAGCACGATATTTGGGATGAACTGGGTGGGTTTTTGGACACGTTGAGAGCCCGCTTTCCCCAGGAGGAAATCCCAAAGGGGGCCGGGGGTGGTTTTATGCCGGTGGGCTCGCAAGGAGCGGCGGGTGGCAGGTGCGGGGGGAcagggaccgggaccgggataAGGACCGGGATAAGGACCGGGAGCGGCCgcgctccccgcccggcccggccccgttCCCCGCTGCGGATCAACAGGAAGGCGAGCgccgttcccccccccccccggcaccgggaTGGCGAGCAGGGAGCTTTGCCTTTCGTTAAGCAACGAAATAAAACAAGCCCGGTGGCCTCTCCTCCCGTTTTCGTTAAAAACGAAATcggaaaaaaagcaaaaaataaataaaaaataaaaataacggtaaaaaaatccagtgttttGCGTTCGTTTGGGTGGAATTGCATCGAGAAAATGgagccgggcgggggggggcatTAATTCCCCGCCCGCTCGTTTCTGCTCTTCAAactccttttgttttccagccgCGGATCGGCAGGAAATTTCCAGCCCCGCGACGCacctctccctctgccctttGGGGGAAATCACCCCAAAACGGAGGGGAAAAGGgaacggggtgggggggaaggggaaaggccCCATCCGtcggccgggccccccccgagaggccgggggcagcgggTCCGGGGGGTGCGGAGCCCCCGCTCCCTGTTGCGACAcccgggggggcgcggggggctcgCACCCCAATTTCACAGGGACGGCGTGCTGCTCTCCTCACCCACCCGCATCAAAGAAGAACAAaacgataaaaaaaaaaataatacacacaACCGCGGAAAAGCcgagcttttcttttttttttcctcccccctcgCCTGTCCTCGGCGCAGTGCAGAAGCCCCCAAGCAccccaaaaaataaatcccccccaaaaccccaacCCTTCCCAaccggccccagccccgctgtaGGGCCGGATCCCTCCCCACTCaccatttgcttttcattgGGAAAAGTGAGTGGAGCCATTTTGTGGCCTACGCGTCGCGGCTATATTTGTAGTAAGTGTTGGGTGGCTTCAGCTGGGTAGGCTCTAATTCCACATCACGTCCAGTTTCCTATTTAGTATGGAGAGCGGAACACTACTGCAATGTGGCCGAGAGAGATAAAACCCCAGCAGTGGCCCGCCTGCCCTGATAAGCTTCTAAACCCATTATTTATGAAATGATTCATTATTATTTGGCAATTTTATCGAAGGAAAGCGGAAAATTATTGCAGGGATATGCATAGGAATAACTCCGGAATGCATGCCTTCTAgctttttatgtgtgtgtgcttaGATGCTCTTAAAAagacactgggaaaaaaaaaaaaaaaaaaaaaggagtaataAAAAATTGCACTGTGCCTGCCCGCATCTGAATAGCAATTCTTTATTTTAGTCCTCTTGGAGGTTATTATGCccctgcatatttttttttttgattaaatatGGAACACCTACTCCGttcttaattaaatttaatgagccaaaataaattgttggagatgctgagagagagagggaaggggtgTGGGCTGCTCTGGGACAAGAGGAGGTAAATAAAGCACGCGGAGAGGAGATGTTTTGGAGAGCAGTGGCCCCGTCCCCACCTTCCTCCCCTCGGTGTCTTCGCAAAAATTGGGGCCGGCTCCTTCTTaatgctggggaggaggggacgGGGAAGCCGGGGGGAGCTCGGCCTTGGGAAATTTGGGATGTGAGCGGCGGGAGTTGTGCCAAGCCCGGAGGAGAAGGGCTCGGGCAAGGGGGAAAGGAGCCCTGGGGGCGCGCGGGGCTCGGCACCGGCAGCGCGCCCCGTCGGGGACGGGCGGCTCTCGATGCGCTgggggaggcgggcggcggAAAATCAACGAAATCGCTGAAAATGAGAAACgggggggccgggaccggggACTGAGGCGTAACGGGAAGGGCCCCGATCCCTTCTGCGGGGACCCCGGGGCCGGAGCCCGGAGCGGCCGTACCTGCCGGCGGCCGGCgaagggggcggcggggccgggggcggcggggtcGCTATTGTGTGCCCGCCACCTGCACGGCCCCGGCCGGGGGGGTGCGGGAAATCGCggggctgtttttcttcctttcactccttcccctcagcctcccgCTCTGGATGCGGCCGTGGGAGAGGTTTCGCCCCGGCACCCCCCTTGGGAAGAGCTCGGGTAGCGGCCCCCGGGGGCAGCCGTCACGatatgcgtgtgtgtgtgtggggggggagcTGTCACGATATACGGGGGAGCCGTCACGCTGCCGGCACGGTGCGTGAGGCGACCGGGCAGGGTCGGTCACGACAGCCGGGGAGCCCGCCGTGCCTCCAGCCAGGAAACACGAGCATTTGCAAGCCGGCTCCTCTAACCAACAGGAAGTGTTAAAGATAGAACAGCCGGGGCTGGGCCGCGCAGATTAGGAAGCCGAGCATCTTCTGGGCCCCCAGACCCGGGGGGCCATCCCCTCCTCCGGCCCGGCTGCGAGCGGAGCCCCCCCCGGatccccccccccgagccccccggcacCTGCCGAGCTCCGAGCAGGGCCAGGAGCCGTGGGGCGAGAGCCGGAGAGGTTTTGCTTTCGTTGTGATGAAGGGGAGCTGGGAACAACAGGGAAAAGGCCAGCGAGGCAGCTATAAggggctgccccctccccgctgcaTCTCCCAAGGCTCAGAGCAAACCCAGACCGACTCTCCAGGTATTTACCCCCGGAGCTGCAGCGGGTGCTTTGGGAAGAAGGCATCAGGCATCCCCAAATCTCCCAGCCATACACCACGAAAGGAGAAAAGCGGTTTTAGGGAAgggtggtttattttttttcggTCAGTAACTGAACGTTTCAATGGCTCGGCTCGCTGTCCAGGATCACACACGATTTGCGTAACTTCATTTAATACCACACCCTCGTCCCGAGCTGCGTGCAAGCAGttaggcttttgttttcaaattgcTCCTAGCCCGCAAGCATTTGAAGAAAGTCTTCAAAATATTAACCAATACAACTGTCATCTTCCTGTGTTTCCAGACATTTTACAAtaggaaacaaagaacaaaaccctACAACAATAGCTCAGAGGTATGAATTGCCTCATTCATCCCAGTGGAATGTCCAAAAACATTAACTATTTTTTGGCTACTTCAGCAGAAACCAGGCTGCCAGATTGTAAGCTCGTGCCCGACCCGCTAGCACTTCGGAGTGGGaaagtctctcttcttcccGGCACGGAAAAGTAGTAGCAGCTTTCCTGAAAGGAAGCGAATATTCTTGGTGATGGAAGAGGCTGCTGCGAGGAGAGAAATTCTGACACAGCGTGAAGCTGCCGCCTTCCTCTAGACCCAGGCAGCTCAGCtttgctccaaaaaaaaaaaaaaaaaaaagcttaattcaAGCCTGATTCTTAGCCCACAAAGGCCCATGAGGTGGTAGATGCTGGAACTCTTACTGTAATAAATTAATTAGCAGTTAGTCTATAATCAAACATACCGTAAGCTAACAGAGCCACCCCAGTCCTTCAGCTCTGAAAGGGAAAAGCCTGGGACTCTGGCGGGGGTTGCTTTAACTTCTGCTTTAACACCCTTTGAGCAGGAAAGACGAGGTCAGCACCGTAGGCTGAACTTGTGTTGAGACAATGCCatcattaaaacaaagtttGTTCAGACTCCCATTAAGCCCGAAGCGTGTTGATGCACCGCAGCCAGGGAGAAAACAGATGGCACTATGTCA
This Cygnus olor isolate bCygOlo1 chromosome 8, bCygOlo1.pri.v2, whole genome shotgun sequence DNA region includes the following protein-coding sequences:
- the TAL1 gene encoding T-cell acute lymphocytic leukemia protein 1, with translation MTMDRPPAPPPPPSDPRDARPPRRHDSEAEPTTEPDGSRGGMEAPPEPQLLLNGAAKEAGRPSPGPPAAAAVPVIELVRRGGSLDIKSREAAGEAMQRAPGSEPCRAAEAACEARMVQLSPPALPLQPPGRAMLYNLGQPLGAIGSGFFGEPDSFSMYGSNRVKRRPSPYEMEITDGPHTKVVRRIFTNSRERWRQQNVNGAFAELRKLIPTHPPDKKLSKNEILRLAMKYINFLAKLLNDQEEEGNQRGKGNKDSGIVQEDLLQDMLSPNSSCGSSLDGAASPDSFTEEHEALDSKHARGLHHAILPVEGNAQR